The following are encoded in a window of Neomicrococcus lactis genomic DNA:
- a CDS encoding alpha-ketoacid dehydrogenase subunit beta translates to MSPTVAISSQANGNVSAATAQAAASSAANGPQPVTLAKAINTAMVDAMNADKSVVVFGEDVGMLGGVFRITDGLTKTFGDQRCFDTPLAESGIVGMAVGMAMNGMRPVIEMQFDAFAYPAFEQIASHVAKMHNRTKGAVKMPMVIRIPYAGGIGGVEHHCDSSEAYYAHTAGLKVYAPATVADGYRLLREAIDSDDPVIFLEPKKLYWSKDLVDLEALKSEHAAQVASGISSEGRASVARSGTDTTLIAYGPSVPTALAAAAAAAEEGRSLEVIDIRSIVPFDDETVNASVRKTGRAVVIAEAHGFASVASEIVARVQENCFHYLAAPIRRVTGFDVPYPAPKLEHYYLPGVDRILDAVDDLQWED, encoded by the coding sequence ATGAGCCCCACCGTCGCGATTTCTTCACAAGCCAACGGCAACGTCAGCGCAGCAACGGCCCAGGCCGCGGCTAGCTCGGCTGCAAACGGACCACAGCCGGTGACTCTCGCCAAGGCAATCAACACCGCCATGGTTGACGCCATGAACGCGGATAAGTCGGTCGTCGTCTTCGGCGAAGACGTGGGAATGCTTGGCGGCGTCTTCCGCATCACGGACGGCCTCACCAAGACCTTCGGCGATCAGCGCTGCTTTGATACGCCCCTTGCTGAATCCGGCATTGTGGGCATGGCCGTGGGCATGGCCATGAACGGCATGCGCCCCGTGATCGAGATGCAGTTCGACGCCTTCGCCTACCCGGCGTTCGAGCAGATCGCTAGCCACGTCGCAAAAATGCATAACCGCACCAAGGGCGCCGTCAAGATGCCTATGGTGATTCGCATTCCTTACGCCGGCGGCATTGGCGGCGTGGAGCACCACTGTGATTCCTCCGAGGCGTATTACGCCCACACGGCAGGGCTCAAGGTGTACGCGCCGGCTACCGTGGCCGATGGCTACCGCTTGCTCCGTGAGGCCATCGATTCCGATGACCCGGTGATCTTCTTGGAGCCTAAGAAGCTGTATTGGTCCAAGGATCTTGTTGACCTCGAGGCGTTGAAGAGTGAGCATGCTGCCCAGGTTGCTTCCGGCATCTCGAGCGAAGGCCGCGCTTCTGTGGCCCGTTCTGGAACGGACACAACCCTGATCGCCTACGGCCCGTCTGTGCCGACTGCTTTGGCTGCCGCAGCTGCGGCTGCTGAGGAAGGACGCTCGCTGGAAGTCATTGACATCCGCTCGATCGTTCCGTTCGACGACGAAACAGTCAACGCGTCAGTCCGGAAAACTGGCCGTGCCGTGGTGATCGCTGAGGCTCATGGCTTTGCCTCCGTTGCTTCGGAGATCGTGGCACGAGTCCAGGAAAACTGCTTCCACTACCTCGCCGCGCCGATCCGCCGCGTCACCGGCTTCGACGTGCCTTACCCAGCGCCGAAGCTCGAGCACTATTACCTCCCTGGCGTGGACCGCATCCTCGACGCCGTAGATGATCTCCAGTGGGAAGACTAA